A genomic region of Raphanus sativus cultivar WK10039 chromosome 6, ASM80110v3, whole genome shotgun sequence contains the following coding sequences:
- the LOC108812208 gene encoding CASP-like protein 5A1, with translation MNVSRPAVHPVDTIPVSPPANDRPPARMKDVQGMPGTTGGLILRLSQFVPALISFSVMITTSDYRSATAFCCLVLAVSLQSLWSLSLFIIDAYALLVRRSLRNHLIVQCFTVGDGVTSTLTFAAASASAGITVLINDLDKCNVNHCARFETAVAMAFISWFAVSPSFILNFWSLASF, from the exons ATGAACGTGAGCCGACCGGCGGTTCACCCGGTGGATACAATTCCGGTATCTCCCCCCGCTAACGATAGACCGCCAGCGAGGATGAAAGATGTTCAGGGCATGCCCGGAACCACCGGCGGCCTCATCCTCCGCCTCTCTCAATTCGTCCCCGCTCTCATCTCCTTCTCCGTCATGATCACCACCTCCGACTACCGCTCCGCCACCGCTTTTTG TTGCTTGGTTCTTGCGGTTAGCTTGCAAAGCCTGTGGAGCTTGTCTCTGTTTATCATCGATGCTTATGCTCTCCTTGTGAGAAGAAGCCTTCGGAATCACTTGATCGTTCAATGTTTCACAGTTGGAGATGGA GTCACGTCCACGCTTACTTTCGCAGCTGCTTCCGCGTCTGCTGGAATAACCGTACTCATCAACGATCTTGATAAATGTAACGTCAACCACTGCGCTAGGTTCGAGACCGCCGTAGCAATGGCCTTCATCAGCTGGTTCGCGGTGTCTCCTTCCTTTATTCTCAACTTCTGGTCCTTAGCCAGCTTCTAG